The genomic stretch CTAATGCAGAGTAGCTGATGTAATATaagtatgaaaaaaaaaaacttacattgCTAAGATTCATGCAATCATACTTTGGAAGAATGATGTCCACATTGTGATTTAAATCTTGAATAGCTCGGGATAGACTAGTAACAACATCACCAAGGCCTCCAACCTTCCAAATATGAACAACATCAGAATCAGAAAAAATAGGTTAAAATAACTGACAAATGTTCTCTGGCTCTGCATTAATAACAAGTATCAACCAGTTTGTGATAACAAATGATGAGAGGAAACAATTATCCTTTAGAAGCAGCCAAGCTATGTGCAGATACAATTAAACAAGTTTAGTTAGTAGGAATCTCCCGCATTGCTTACATTAAGGTGGGTATATAAAAAATTTCCCTATTGGTTTCCTATAAAGATTAAGATTGACCcattatttttttacttaattttagGCATGCATAATTGCATACTAAACATATCCAGGAGACGATGCCATAGTTCATGCTTCAAGCAAATTTAATGCTCCAAGCAAATAGATTAGCTTACCTTTGCAATAGGAGCCATCTCAACAGcaatatgaatgatatgcaaaggAGGTTCCTTTACAATACCACCAAAAACAGGTATGTGGTAATCCATTCCAAATTTGTTATCAAAAATTCCACCGTTTTCACTCTCAGAGAACACGAAGTCCATCATGTATGCATCCAGTGGAACTTTAACTGCACATACATAAAATCATCAAGCTTCTTCCAGATTTCCTTGTTAGAGCAAAGTTATTACACTGTGTCAAGTTGAATAATGCCAAATTTGCAAAAGCATAGTAAAATTGTCCATCATGAAAATCTATTTCTTATAGATAATGAAAATCTATTTCTAATCCATTATACACAATCCATGAACACGAAATCTAAATGCAAAGATAAGTGATAGAGATGATAAATTCTGCAGCTTTCTTCATAAAATTTGAGACAACGAACTCTCAAATCTTAGGCCGGCCTACAGATAGAATACACAAAGGTTGATTGTATATAAACAAAGAACCATACAAACAATTGCAAAAGTTCAACATCAGCTACTATCTATCCATAATAATCATTAACTAGGAAAAATACATATCTACCCATTCTTCTTTTTTGACACGTCATCAAAATATGGGTTATAACTGCAATTATATTTGCTTCAAATTTTAACACATTTTCCTACATACAGTTAAATTTTCTTAATGAAAAGTAAAAAGCAATGTCTATCCACTTTCTTTTTACCCCGTGCAAAAATGATTGGGAATAACTATATATAGACAACATTTGAAAACTCGGTTGATTTACTTCATTAAAAAAGGAAGGTATAAAAGAAAAATGCGCAAAAATTTAAGCTTAGAGCAAATATTTGTCACTGGTCAATTGTTTAAAAGATGACTGCATAAAAATTATTAGTGTATCTCTGGCAGATATTCTAAATAATATATGCAAGAAAGTTATAATATGTGAACTATAATTTACTGAACAAACCATACATGGAAAAAAAAATGTGTCCTTGATAATTAGTAAGAAGAGAAGTGGGGGATCTAAAGATGGCTTGGTGGTTGGAGTGGGGTTGTTATGGAGCGGAATGGGATAAAACTGtaagaaaaattattaattataatttagtatACAAATCATACACGGAACACATATTTGTCCTTGATCAATTGGTTCAAAAAGAAAtgtgtattttatttttagtgtatCTCttgaatatattaaattataaaattgcgAGGAaagttataatatattaattataatttactgTACAAATCTTACACCGAAAAAATATGTGTCACCGGTAATTAGTTAAAAGAGAAATGTATATTAGTGTCTCTCTTAAATATTTTCTACATTAAATGTAAAAAATGTTATCGTATATTAATTACAATTTACTATACAAATCATACTCGGAACAAATATTGTCATTGATCAATTAGTTCAAAAAAGACTTTGTATTTTATTAGTAGTGTACGTcttgaatatattttaatatGTGAGTAAAGcagtaatatattaattaattacaatTTACACTAAGAATCGTACACAAGAAGAATGTGTTTTATTAGTAGTGTGTCTCTTGAACATCGTCTAGCtaatattttgaagaaaattataATACACTATAATTTTACTATATAAACCATACAATAGACAAATGATTTAACAggtcaattattaaaataaaataaataaaaaagaggtCATTCACGAATTGattagttaaaaataaaatatcaggATTAGTATTTTGTCTCTTAAATATCttcttaaatatatttataacaaatttttaaatattttatttctatattgtCTACCTTaacataataaattaatattttaattcaatttgagAAAAAATATCCATTGCTATTGCTTTATTTGAGTACTATAACTAAGAAATAATTACTTTGAAATTCAACAAAtgactttattatttttataatgtcgACCTTATATAATATCAACCTTATCTATCAACTATCAAGCAAAAATCTGCTCTCCTGGGCGAATACATGGGTATCTTGATTATCTCAAAAAccatgcagcctcacatcaaagTTTATACACACAATTTCAAATGCAATCTGAAGGCTCTAGAGCCTGGACAGATGCTGTCATTTTTTTACTCTTTTAAAACCATTAATCTGATAACCAGATTAGCACACATACATTGTGATAACATCCAAAGTTATAATGTAATATATCTGAAGACAGgtaatattttagaaataatacCCTCTAACTAAGATCTGAAACTAGAATTAAAAACATTGAACAACCAAAAGGACATTAAAATCCTCGATACTATGGGACAGTCATTATTCAAGTGTAAACAAAGGAAGAGACTAACCAGAGGCTTTGACGTGTGTGCCATTCTCTGCAGGCAACATTCTCTGAGGTGGCAATGGACCATTACGATGAGACCAGCGATTAAATGAGCCCCTAAACCAAACCTCAGGTTTTCCATTCAGATTTGTGTTTGAGGGGTTATAAAACACTGTCACTGTACTCCCTGCTTGAACATCAAGAGGCTCAGTAAAGACGATATGTTTTTGAGAtagcaaaaatcttttcaaagttTTTTCCTTTGTTTCGACTTTCATTAGTGCGGTTTTTTCAGCCTGAAATATTAACAGAACCAAATAAACAAGATGAGTATTTAATAACTGGAATATCTTTTGATCTTTTTCCTTTGTAATGAAGTGCGGAAAATTTAGCCAAACAGTTAAAGGGATCAATCTAGAACACACTCTCATCAAATGAATTTCAACTATCAACCAAACCAAAGTAAAATAGGCTCTAATATCATGTTAGGTTTTTCTATTGAATCTAATTCATCCTTACAAAATCAGCTTATAAGTAGAGGGATGTCAATATTTTTAGACTTTATTGCTTTACAATGCCGAACTTGGGTTATGCCCTATAAATACTACCACTTGGAAGTAATCACAGGCAATAACATACCTTTGCACGTATAGCTTCCTTCCTCAGTTTTCTCTCCTCCTGAAGTTTTTGGTATATTAGTTGCTCTTCCTCGACCCAATACTGTGCATCCGGTGTAGCCATAGGAACAATGGCATGGAAATCTAGCTTATGGTTGTTATCATACACAACTGCATTTTGAGGTGGACCATCAGCAAAGACCCAATCGAGGACAAGAGCTTGGTCAGGTACAACAACTGCATAAAACAGATCATTGATAAGAAAAAAGTGTTTTATACTTCAAATTAGTACAAAAGAAAAGATCGATTTTTTATCCGCCTTCTTGATTTGTATGCTTTTGCTGACAATCAAACAGACATTGATCTAGAACTGCTTGAAGAGTTGATGAGATGAGTTTAACCCTAGTCTAAAAGTAAACATTTATTGTTTTGCAAAGGAAATTTGTCTCTCCCTCTCTATGAAATGCCAGACAAACAAATGCACACACAGTATAAATCCATGGTAACATGAAATAAGAATTTATTTATGGTTTTGTAACTTTTGAAGTTCAAAATTTCTCCGAGATACTAAATATAATGTGCAAGTTATTTGCATGTTATATCATGGTGCAGATTTTACCTATTTATACACTTACTACATTCATTAAAAGATTAATTTTGaggaaatgaaataaaatcaaagattAGTAATAGCTTACCGTCAGCATACCACCAATTACCACCTTTCAAGACAGATTTGACAAGCCTTGCAACAATTGATAATCCGTCCTTCCAGTTGTTGTGCCCACCATGAATCCATATTTCCTTAGCATGTTGGAGAGGACCTGAGCTTCCATTGTAATATAATCTGACCAAGTCCTTGCCTTTAAACTCACTAGGTTCAATATACCAAACATTAACATTAGATTTTACAGCATTTTCCATCAACCGCAGCACCGTTTCTTGCCTTCTACCAACCTCCAACCTTGCCTGCAACCTGTCCTCTTCCTTTTCAGCTATGTCGGCTTCTATCCGCCTTTGCTCTTCCGCGATTCTTTCCCTTTCAGCTTGCTCCTTAGCAAGCTTTTCTAATTCTTTCCGTTTCTCCTCAAGCAAAAATTCTTCGAATGCCAATACATCCATTCCACCCTCAACCGGTATACAGAAATCTTTCTGGTCATTATTGTCATAAACACTTTCTCCATTGAAGAACACAAAGTCTAATTTGTAGGCTTCTAGTGGCACATACAATTGGCAACTCCACCAATCATCCTTAAGATCTGCTTTATTCAATCTGATTGTAAAAGACTTCCACTTCCAATCATTAAATGCCCCCAAAATCAAAATATCTTGTTCATCTCTTAGCGTCGAAAGGTTCTTATTAAGAAACACTTCTATCTCCTGATCAGGTTTAACCACAGGAGGATATACAAACATCTGTGTCCCTCGTAAAAAGTTTTCCTCTGCAATCCTCTCTATTTCTTGCCTTCGCAAATTTTCTTCCAACTTCAACTTCAACATCCGAGAAGCTTCCTCATTTACTATACCATCAATAGCAGCACCTGTACCCTTACCATTCCCATCATCTCCAATATAAGAAGTTCCCCCTTCACGTAGTTCATCAACATCATCGACATCCTTACCAACTACATGACCGTTTTCATTTTCCTCGCCTCGATTACTCTCAACAACACCCAACGTCTCATCTATCAACGACAAATCCCCAAACTCTCTATCAATTTCATTAGCTTTATCGACAATCACAACTTCCCCATCTTTATCATTATCAATACTAACATCAAGCGTCTGATCACCTTTCTTCACTCCAGCATTTTTCTTACTACTTGATCCAATAGATGATTTTGGTACAAAACCCTTACCAGACCCCTTCGACTTCGAAATTGAACCCTTCTTTTGTTGTCTTTTCCTAGAAAAAtctacaaaaatatataaaataaactaaaataaccTAGCTATAGaaaaattaaatcataaatttaaaGAAACAATCATaacataattaaatttataaaaaataaaaaataaaaacctgaaCGAGCATTAACACAAGAAACTCCTCTACTTGCTTTTCCCCATGAAg from Vicia villosa cultivar HV-30 ecotype Madison, WI linkage group LG4, Vvil1.0, whole genome shotgun sequence encodes the following:
- the LOC131595442 gene encoding soluble starch synthase 3, chloroplastic/amyloplastic, whose protein sequence is MEISLHFRCRMAFPNRGGCLNLNLAPFSGLASSSWGKASRGVSCVNARSDFSRKRQQKKGSISKSKGSGKGFVPKSSIGSSSKKNAGVKKGDQTLDVSIDNDKDGEVVIVDKANEIDREFGDLSLIDETLGVVESNRGEENENGHVVGKDVDDVDELREGGTSYIGDDGNGKGTGAAIDGIVNEEASRMLKLKLEENLRRQEIERIAEENFLRGTQMFVYPPVVKPDQEIEVFLNKNLSTLRDEQDILILGAFNDWKWKSFTIRLNKADLKDDWWSCQLYVPLEAYKLDFVFFNGESVYDNNDQKDFCIPVEGGMDVLAFEEFLLEEKRKELEKLAKEQAERERIAEEQRRIEADIAEKEEDRLQARLEVGRRQETVLRLMENAVKSNVNVWYIEPSEFKGKDLVRLYYNGSSGPLQHAKEIWIHGGHNNWKDGLSIVARLVKSVLKGGNWWYADVVVPDQALVLDWVFADGPPQNAVVYDNNHKLDFHAIVPMATPDAQYWVEEEQLIYQKLQEERKLRKEAIRAKAEKTALMKVETKEKTLKRFLLSQKHIVFTEPLDVQAGSTVTVFYNPSNTNLNGKPEVWFRGSFNRWSHRNGPLPPQRMLPAENGTHVKASVKVPLDAYMMDFVFSESENGGIFDNKFGMDYHIPVFGGIVKEPPLHIIHIAVEMAPIAKVGGLGDVVTSLSRAIQDLNHNVDIILPKYDCMNLSNVKDFQFHKSYLWGRTEIKVWHGKVEGLSVYFLEPQNGFFSVGCVYGRANDGERFGFFCHAALEFLLQNGFNPDIIHCHDWSSAPVAWLFKEQYTYYGLSKARAVFTIHNLEFGAPLIGKAMAFADKATTVSPTYSKEVAGNPAIAPHLYKFHGIINGIDPDIWDPYNDNFIPVPYTSENVVEGKRAAKEALQKKLGLKTADLPLVGVISRLTHQKGIHLIKHAIWRTLERGGQVVLLGSAPDHRIQNDFVHLANQLHSSHNDLARLCLAYDEPLSHLIYAGADFILVPSIFEPCGLTQLTAMRYGSIPIVRKTGGLYDTVFDVDHDRDRAQAQDLEPNGFSFDGADVGGVEYALNRAISAWYDGREWFNTLCKTVMEQDWSWNRPALDYLELYHAARKLE